Within the Nocardioides aurantiacus genome, the region CACCCGCTCCTGGGCCCGCGTCACGGCGGTGTAGAACAGCTCGCGGGTGAGCAGCCGGGACTGCTCGTCGGGCAGCACCACGCTCACCACCCGGGCCTGGGACCCCTGCGACTTGTGCACCGTCATCGCGTGCACGGTCTCCACCCCCGCCAGCCGGCTGGTGGCCAGCTCGCGGGTGGCGCCACCGACCTGGACCACCACGCGCAGTCGGCCGTCGGCGTCGCGGACGGTGGCCCCCATGTCGCCGTTGTTGAGCAGCTGGTCGTAGTCGTTGGCGGTCACCAGGATCGGGCGGCCGGCGTACCACTCGTCGTAGTGGGTGACGCCGGTGCGCTCCGCGACCAGCCGCTCGACCAGCCGGTTCCAGCCACCGACGCCGTAGGGGCCCTCGCGGTGGGCGCACAGCAGGCGGTGGCCGCCGAGCGCCGCGAGCGCTCCGGTGCGGTCGCCCGCCTCGCCCGTGCGCCGCAGCTCGACGGCGACGTCGGCCACCTCGTCGCGGAACCGCGTCATCGCCGCCTCGTCGGCGGCGTCGACCAGCTCGACCTCGCCGCCCCCGGCGCGCAGCTGGGCGAGCGCGGCGTCGGCGTCGCCGGTGCGCAGCGCGTCGGCGAGGGCACCGATGCGGGCCCCGAAGCGGTGCGTGCGTCGCAGCGCGGCCACCGGGGAGTCCGCACCGTCCTCCAGGCCCGCCACCAGGTCGGCCAGCACGGCCCCGGCCTCCACCGAGGCCAGCTGGTCGGGGTCGCCCACGAGCACCAGCCGGGCGTCGGGCCGCATCGCCTCGAGCAGCCGGGCCATCATCGTCAGCGAGACCATCGAGGTCTCGTCGACCACCACGACGTCGTGGGGCAGCCGGTTGCCGCGGTGGTGGCGGAAGCGCACCCGGCTGTCGGGCCGCCAGCCGAGCAGCCGGTGGAGGGTGGAGGCCTGCAGCACGCCCAGTCGCTGCTGGTCGGCCGGCGCGAGCCGCTCGGTCGCCTCCTGCACGGCCTCCTGCAGCCGGGCGGCCGCCTTGCCGGTCGGGGCGCTGAGCGCCATCCGGGGCGGCCGGCCGGTCAGCAGCTCGTGCTGCTCGGCGACCAGGGTCAGCAGACCGGCCACGGTGGTGGTCTTGCCGGTGCCGGGGCCGCCGGTGAGCACGGTGGTCCAGCGGACGGCGGCACCGCGGGCGGCGTCGCGCTGCTCGGCGTACCCCTCGCCCGGGAAGACCCGCTCGAGCCCGGCCTCGAGGAGCGCGACGTCGACCTCGGGCGGATCGCGGCGGACCCGGGCGACGAGGTCGTCGCAGACCTGGCCCTCCTCGCGCCAGTAGCGGTCGAGGTAGAGGCGGGTCCCGTCGAGTCGCAGCAGCTGCTGGGCGACCAGGGCGCTGCTCGCCACCGCCGCGGTCCATGCCGTCGGCTCGGGCCACGGCAGCACGACGTCGTCCTCCAGGGGCAGCGCGCCGATGGTCGCGAGGTCGAGGCACACCGAGCCGGTGCGCACGGCCCGCACGGCGAGCGCGACGGCGAGCAGCACCTCGTCGTCGGTCTCCTGCGCCAGCGACCCCAGCCGCTGGGCGACGTGGACGTCTGCGGCGGCGAGCACCTCGGGGTGGTTGAAGCGCGCCAGCAGGCCGGTGGCTCCGAGCACCCGGCGCCGGTCGCCCGGGTCGGTCCAGGGACCCGTGGTGGCGGTGGTCATCGCAGATCCCCCTCGACGGGGCTCGGGGCCGGCCCCGGGGCCGGTCGCCCGTCGAGCAGCTCGGACAGCTCGACGACCAGCGCGGCCGGCGGCCGCCAGCTGAAGACGCCGCAGGGCACGCCGTCGACGCGGGGGGTCTCCGGTCCGCAGAGGCCGCGCAGGTAGAGGTAGAGCACGCCGCCGAGGTGGACCTCGGGGTCGTAGCCGGGCAGCCGCCAGCGCAGGTAGCGGTGCAGCACCACGGAGTAGAGCAGCGCCTGGAGCGGGTAGTGGGAGTGCAGCATCGCGGCGTCGAGCGCGGCCGGGGCGTAGTCGAGCGCGGTGATCGGCGCTCCCGGCTCGCCGAGCCGGTTGGTCTTGTAGTCGACCACCACGAAGCGCTGCTCGGCCCCCGCCCCGACCCGCAGCACCACGTCGATCGAGCCGCTGAGGTAGCCGCGCAGCAGCTGGTCGCCGAGCCCGGGTGCCTCGAGCCGCTCGGCGTAGGGCCGCATCGGGTCGTCGGTGGGGAGGTGGCGGCGGAGCACGTCGGCCATCGCCGCCAGCGGCACCTGGGCCCCGGGGCGGTCGCCACCGGCGAGCGGGATCTCGAAGTCGAGCTCGCGCAGCCGGTCGCGCAGCCCGATGTCGGCCAGGGTGCGGTCGCCGACCAGCGGCCCGAGGGGGGTGTGCTGCGAGGGCAGCAGCGCCCGCGCCAGCTCGGGGGTGGGCGTCTCGACCGCCCACCAGCGGCGCTCCTGCTCGACCCGCAGCTCCAGCTCGGCGAGCAGGTCGGGGGCGGCCGGGTCGGCGTGCTCCAGGACGCCGTGGACCAGCGAGCCCAGCGTCGCGCCGGCGGGCAGGCCGTCCATCGGCGAGGGCACGTCGTCGGCGTCCTCACGGGTCACCGCCGGGGTGGCGGGCAGGTCGTCCTCGGCTCCGTCGCGCTCGTCGGTCGTGCCGGCCAGCTCGGGCTCGGTCTCGGTGGTGGCGCCGTCGGTGCCCGGCGTCGCGGGCTGCTGCTCGGCACGGATCAGGCCGGAGTAGGAGGTGCGGCGCCAGTCGGTGTCGACGGTCCGGTCGAACCGGCGTACGTCGAGACGGGGGGTGCCCTCGCCGGGCGGCAGCGCCGGCGTCCCCGTGGGCACGGAGTCCTCGACGGCCAGGGCACCGGCCTGCTCCCAGCGCTCGAAGGCCTGGCGCGCCTCGCGGGGGCCCGGCACGGCGTCGAGCCGGGTCGCGACCGTGGGGCTGCCGGGCGTGCGCCCGAGCAGCAGCCGCGACCAGCCGGCGTTGACGCTGTCACGGGTGGGCGCCCACCAGGCGACCACCTGGCTCTGGGCCCGGGTGAGCGCGACGTAGGTCAGCCGCAGCTCCTCGCCGGCCTGCTCCTCGCGGTGGCGGCGCACCGAGCGGCCGTCGCGGGTGCCGCCGACGTCGCGGGTGCGGTGGCCCTGGGCGTCGTGGAACAGCGGGACCTCGTCGTCGGGCACCCACTTGTTGAAGGCCAG harbors:
- the recD gene encoding exodeoxyribonuclease V subunit alpha, with translation MTTATTGPWTDPGDRRRVLGATGLLARFNHPEVLAAADVHVAQRLGSLAQETDDEVLLAVALAVRAVRTGSVCLDLATIGALPLEDDVVLPWPEPTAWTAAVASSALVAQQLLRLDGTRLYLDRYWREEGQVCDDLVARVRRDPPEVDVALLEAGLERVFPGEGYAEQRDAARGAAVRWTTVLTGGPGTGKTTTVAGLLTLVAEQHELLTGRPPRMALSAPTGKAAARLQEAVQEATERLAPADQQRLGVLQASTLHRLLGWRPDSRVRFRHHRGNRLPHDVVVVDETSMVSLTMMARLLEAMRPDARLVLVGDPDQLASVEAGAVLADLVAGLEDGADSPVAALRRTHRFGARIGALADALRTGDADAALAQLRAGGGEVELVDAADEAAMTRFRDEVADVAVELRRTGEAGDRTGALAALGGHRLLCAHREGPYGVGGWNRLVERLVAERTGVTHYDEWYAGRPILVTANDYDQLLNNGDMGATVRDADGRLRVVVQVGGATRELATSRLAGVETVHAMTVHKSQGSQARVVSVVLPDEQSRLLTRELFYTAVTRAQERVRVVGTEAAVRAAVSREVQRASGLRERLRGALAEPPGGGVTLQE